GGCTCTTGGCAGACCCGGTGTTGCGAGGATCGATATCGGCCTCGATGCGGCGGAAGCCGAGCTCGCCGAAGCCGTAATTGATGAGCGCGACCAGTGCCTCGTGCATATAGCCTGAGCCCCAGTGATGACGGCTCATGCCGTAGCCGATCATGCAGCGCTGGCTCTGCTGGTCGAAGTCAAAGAGGGAGCACATGCCAATGAACTGGCCCGTTTCGTCGATCTCGATTCCGAGACGGAGATGCTTGCCTTCGGGCAATGCGGTGGCGTCTTGCCCGATGATCTTGCGGGCTTCATCAATCGATGGCCACGGCGGAGTGCTCCAGTAACGCATCACTTCGGGATCCGAGTAGATCGCGAACATCGCTTCCGCATCGGATGTCTGGAGCGGACGAAGGCTCAGGCGATGCGTGGTCAGGATGAGGTGGCTGAAATCGGGCATCGGAATTTGAAGAACCGGAGACGAACACTGACAGCGGGGAGCTACTTGCTTGGATTCGCCTTCTCCGCGAGTTGCCGAAGATACTCCATCCTCTCCTTGATCCGCTTCTCCATGCCATTCTCGCCGGGGTGATAGTAGACGCGCCCTTCCGGCAAGTAGGCTTGCGGGACATAGCCGCCTTCGTAGTCGTGGGCGTAGAGATACTGCATCTTCTCCGACTCGGTGCCGCTGGCGGCGGCGAGCTTTTTGCGGGTCTTGGTGCGGAGATGCTCCGGCACGGCTAGGGTGCGGCCTTTTTCAACATCGGCCATGGCTTCGCCGATCGCGGCGTAGGCGGTATTCGATTTCGGCGCGGTGGCGAGATAGACGGTGGCGTGGGCGAGAGGAATGCGCCCCTCCGGCATGCCGACAAACTCGAAGGCCTGCTGGGCATCCATCGCGACGCGGAGCGCATTTGAATCCGCAAGGCCGATGTCTTCGCTCGCGGAAATCACCAGGCGCCGGGCGATGAAGCGCGGGTCTTCCCCGGCGTGCAGCATCTTGGCCAACCAGTAGAGCGCTGCGTCCGGGTCGGAGCCTCGGATTGATTTGATGAAGGCGGACGCTGTGTCGTAGTGGGCGTCTCCATCGGCATCATAGACGATAGCCTTTCGCTGGATGGACTCCTCCGCGACTTCCAAGGTCAGGTGAATCGCGCCATCCTCCCCGGGTGGGGTAGTGAGGACCGCGAGTTCGAGCGAGGTGAGAGCCTTCCGGACATCGCCATCGGACATCACCGCGAGGTGATTGATCGCGGCGGGATCGACTTCGATGTTCAAGTCTCCGAAGCCGCGCTCCTTGTCATCGAGCGCGCGGCGCAGGACGGGCAGAAGATCTTCGGTGGCGACGGACTCGAGCTGGAAGATCTGTGACCGGGAGACGAGCGGCGAATTGACGTAGAAGTAAGGATTGTGCGTGGTCGCGCCGATGAAGCGGACCGCGCCGCGTTCGATGTGCGGCAGCAGGACGTCCTGCTGGGCCTTGTTGAAGCGGTGAATCTCGTCGATGAAGAGGATCGTCGTCTCATTCCGCAGATCGCGCCAGGTACGGGCCTGATCGATCTTCGCTCGGATCTCGGCGACGTTCGACTCCACCCCGTTCAGCGCCTCGAAGCGGGAACCGGTGCTGCGGGCGATGACGCTAGCGAGGGTAGTCTTCCCCGTGCCGGGCGGGCCGTAGAAGATGAGGGAGGCGAAGCGATCCGCCTCGATGGCGCGGCGCAACAGCTTGCCCTCGCCGAGGATGTGCGTCTGCCCGGCGATCTCATCGAGGGTCCGGGGCCGCATACGGGATGCCAGCGGCTCTCCCGCGTGGCGGGGTTCGCTGGCGGGGCCGGATGGGGTGACGTCGAAGAGGTCGGGCACGGCCCTAGCTTAGGGCGGGAGCGGGGAGGGACAAGGGGAAGGTGAGGGACTAGAAATGCGGAGGCGAGGGCTCGGGATAAGCCCCTCCTTCGCGTCCGACTCTATGTTCGAGGCGCGGTGCGTCTCCTGATCACTTGAAATCGAATTCGGCGGCGGTGGCGAAATCATCGCCATCGTGGGCGCTCAGAGCGGTGAATTTGATGAAGCGGGCAGTGACGCCTTGCTTGAACGGAATCTCCTGGAGCTTCGCGTCATCCGGGAGA
This portion of the Luteolibacter luteus genome encodes:
- a CDS encoding replication-associated recombination protein A, which translates into the protein MPDLFDVTPSGPASEPRHAGEPLASRMRPRTLDEIAGQTHILGEGKLLRRAIEADRFASLIFYGPPGTGKTTLASVIARSTGSRFEALNGVESNVAEIRAKIDQARTWRDLRNETTILFIDEIHRFNKAQQDVLLPHIERGAVRFIGATTHNPYFYVNSPLVSRSQIFQLESVATEDLLPVLRRALDDKERGFGDLNIEVDPAAINHLAVMSDGDVRKALTSLELAVLTTPPGEDGAIHLTLEVAEESIQRKAIVYDADGDAHYDTASAFIKSIRGSDPDAALYWLAKMLHAGEDPRFIARRLVISASEDIGLADSNALRVAMDAQQAFEFVGMPEGRIPLAHATVYLATAPKSNTAYAAIGEAMADVEKGRTLAVPEHLRTKTRKKLAAASGTESEKMQYLYAHDYEGGYVPQAYLPEGRVYYHPGENGMEKRIKERMEYLRQLAEKANPSK
- a CDS encoding GNAT family N-acetyltransferase; translated protein: MPDFSHLILTTHRLSLRPLQTSDAEAMFAIYSDPEVMRYWSTPPWPSIDEARKIIGQDATALPEGKHLRLGIEIDETGQFIGMCSLFDFDQQSQRCMIGYGMSRHHWGSGYMHEALVALINYGFGELGFRRIEADIDPRNTGSAKSLQRLGFVKEGHLRERWKVGDEISDSDLYGLLRREWTHG